In the genome of Neovison vison isolate M4711 chromosome 3, ASM_NN_V1, whole genome shotgun sequence, one region contains:
- the ARL6IP6 gene encoding ADP-ribosylation factor-like protein 6-interacting protein 6 isoform X2, translated as MSFVEGGRSSAALRRRLDTPVTFSRPAFSTFTQGDSWGEGEVDEEDGCDQVARDLRAEFSAGASSAPRKGSLFRRDGDGSPVLPDKRNGIFSAVADDRAQARRWPVQVLSILCSLLFAVLLAFLLAIAYLIVKELHAENLKTEEDIDTGLLGFWTLLIISLSAGFSCCSFSWTVTYFDSFEPGMFPPTPLSPAKFNSLLS; from the exons ATGTCGTTCGTGGAGGGCGGGCGGAGCTCCGCTGCTCTGCGCCGACGTCTCGACACCCCAGTCACTTTTTCCCGGCCCGCGTTTTCCACTTTCACTCAGGGGGATAGTTGGGGTGAGGGTGAAGTGGACGAGGAGGACGGGTGCGACCAAGTGGCCCGTGATCTGCGGGCGGAGTTCTCGGCCGGGGCGTCGTCGGCGCCTAGAAAGGGCTCACTATTCCGGCGGGACGGGGACGGGTCTCCAGTTCTGCCCGATAAGCGCAATGGCATTTTCTCGGCGGTTGCGGACGACAGAGCCCAGGCTCGGCGGTGGCCGGTCCAGGTCCTTTCAATTCTTTGTTCGCTGCTGTTCGCCGTCCTCCTCGCCTTCCTCCTCGCCATCGCCTACCTGATCGTAAAAG AGTTGCATGCTGAGAATTTAAAGACTGAAGAGGACATAGACACTGGGCTACTTG GATTCTGGACTCTACTTATAATATCTCTATCTGCTGGATTCTCCTGCTGTAGCTTTTCTTGGACAGTGACttattttgattcttttgaaCCAGGAATGTTTCCTCCTACTCCTCTTTCACCAGCCAAGTTCAA ctCACTTCTCTCCTGA